A genome region from Thermomonospora amylolytica includes the following:
- a CDS encoding LysR family transcriptional regulator, with product MQLQQLAYFIAVAEIRHFTHAAEALRVAQPSLSKQIRALETELGAPLFSRARGNIALTPAGEALLPLAKRILADVETARLEVQELVGLRRGRVRLGATPSLCGGLLADVLRRFHDTYPGIRLLVEEGGSRDLVRELTRGSLDLALVILPLSGDAPLETTSILREHLVVAFPAPGSTTRGTQLPRRHYLRVEDLRDRPLVMFRPGYDLREATITACRQAGFEPRFAVEGGEMDAVLRFVEAGLGVAVVPSMVLAGRPGLRGIPLTTDEPPNGARRGAPAPGLLRTIAMAHRKDVTPTHAARAFQQVLQTYISEAARAGTLPPGVEALVDP from the coding sequence GTGCAGTTGCAGCAGCTCGCGTACTTCATCGCCGTGGCGGAGATCCGGCACTTCACCCATGCCGCCGAGGCGCTGCGGGTGGCGCAGCCGTCGCTGTCCAAGCAGATCCGCGCGCTGGAGACCGAGCTGGGCGCGCCGCTGTTCAGCCGGGCCCGCGGCAACATCGCGCTGACCCCCGCCGGGGAGGCGCTGCTCCCGCTGGCCAAGCGGATCCTCGCCGACGTCGAGACCGCCCGCCTGGAGGTGCAGGAGCTCGTCGGGCTGCGCCGTGGCCGGGTCCGGCTCGGCGCCACCCCGTCGCTGTGCGGCGGCCTGCTCGCCGACGTGCTGCGCCGTTTCCACGACACCTATCCCGGCATCCGCCTGCTGGTCGAGGAGGGCGGCTCCCGGGACCTGGTGCGCGAGCTGACCCGCGGCTCGCTGGACCTGGCCCTGGTGATCCTGCCGCTGTCCGGCGACGCCCCGCTGGAGACCACCTCGATCCTGCGCGAGCACCTGGTGGTGGCGTTCCCCGCGCCCGGCTCCACCACCCGCGGCACCCAGCTCCCCCGCCGCCACTACCTGCGCGTCGAGGACCTGCGCGACCGGCCGCTGGTGATGTTCCGCCCCGGGTACGACCTGCGCGAGGCCACCATCACCGCCTGCCGCCAGGCCGGTTTCGAACCCCGCTTCGCCGTCGAGGGCGGCGAGATGGACGCCGTCCTGCGCTTCGTCGAGGCGGGCCTGGGCGTCGCCGTCGTCCCCAGCATGGTCCTGGCCGGCCGCCCCGGCCTGCGCGGCATCCCCCTCACCACCGACGAGCCCCCGAACGGCGCCCGCCGCGGCGCCCCCGCCCCCGGCCTGCTGCGCACCATCGCCATGGCCCACCGCAAGGACGTCACCCCCACCCACGCCGCCCGCGCGTTCCAGCAGGTCCTCCAGACCTACATCAGCGAGGCCGCCCGAGCCGGCACCCTCCCTCCCGGCGTGGAAGCCCTCGTCGATCCCTGA
- a CDS encoding succinate dehydrogenase/fumarate reductase iron-sulfur subunit, whose amino-acid sequence MKLTLRVWRQKGPEDEGRMVEYQLDDVSPDMSFLEMLDVLNERLILEGEDPIAFDHDCREGICGMCSLVINGTPHGPEKATTTCQLHMRKFKDGEVIDIEPWRAQAFPVIKDLVVDRSAFDKIIEAGGYISAPTGSAPDAHAVPVPKPDADRAFEAAECIGCGACVAACPNGSAMLFTAAKVTHLGLLPQGQPERYDRVVKMVEAHDEAGFGGCTVTGECTVACPKGIPLDTITRLNRDYLAATAGRKKKS is encoded by the coding sequence ATGAAGCTCACCTTGCGCGTCTGGCGCCAGAAGGGTCCCGAGGACGAGGGGCGGATGGTCGAGTACCAGCTCGACGACGTCTCGCCCGACATGTCCTTCCTGGAGATGCTGGACGTCCTGAACGAGAGGCTGATCCTGGAGGGCGAGGACCCCATCGCCTTCGACCACGACTGCCGCGAGGGCATCTGCGGCATGTGCTCGCTGGTCATCAACGGGACGCCGCACGGGCCGGAGAAGGCCACCACGACCTGCCAGCTGCACATGCGCAAGTTCAAGGACGGCGAGGTCATCGACATCGAGCCGTGGCGGGCCCAGGCGTTCCCGGTGATCAAGGACCTGGTGGTGGACCGGTCCGCGTTCGACAAGATCATCGAGGCGGGCGGCTACATCTCCGCGCCGACCGGCTCGGCCCCGGACGCGCACGCGGTGCCGGTGCCCAAGCCGGACGCCGACCGGGCGTTCGAGGCGGCCGAGTGCATCGGCTGTGGCGCCTGCGTGGCGGCCTGCCCGAACGGGTCGGCGATGCTGTTCACCGCCGCCAAGGTCACCCACCTGGGGCTGCTGCCGCAGGGCCAGCCGGAACGCTACGACCGGGTGGTCAAGATGGTGGAGGCGCACGACGAGGCCGGGTTCGGCGGCTGCACCGTCACCGGCGAGTGCACCGTGGCCTGCCCGAAGGGCATCCCGCTGGACACCATCACCCGCCTCAACCGCGACTACCTGGCCGCCACCGCCGGCCGCAAGAAGAAGTCGTAG